A stretch of the bacterium genome encodes the following:
- a CDS encoding adenylate kinase, with product MKRIVFLGAPGAGKGTQAKLLSEHFAIQHISTGDMLRQAVKAGTALGREVQVLMESGKLVPDALMVKVIAERVALPDCEKGYILDGFPRTVPQAEALAQMLNGAKLTVVHFDVNDAAVAKRLQARRESENRVDDDAAVQLERLRVYREQTAPLINHYRSKTNLLDIDASGSVEEVFSELLVALEN from the coding sequence ATGAAGCGTATAGTATTTCTTGGCGCACCCGGGGCAGGAAAGGGCACCCAAGCTAAGCTTTTAAGTGAACACTTTGCAATCCAACACATCAGTACCGGCGATATGCTTCGCCAGGCAGTTAAAGCTGGCACTGCGCTAGGTCGGGAAGTCCAAGTCTTGATGGAATCAGGTAAGCTCGTTCCAGATGCGCTGATGGTTAAGGTCATTGCCGAACGCGTTGCACTGCCAGACTGTGAGAAAGGCTATATTCTCGATGGTTTTCCTCGAACCGTGCCACAAGCTGAAGCCTTAGCGCAGATGCTCAATGGCGCAAAATTAACAGTTGTCCATTTCGACGTGAATGATGCTGCAGTGGCCAAGCGCCTACAAGCGCGCCGTGAATCGGAGAATCGCGTCGACGACGATGCTGCAGTGCAACTTGAACGCTTGCGAGTTTATCGTGAGCAAACTGCTCCGTTGATTAATCACTATCGTTCCAAAACGAATCTACTCGATATTGATGCCTCTGGTAGCGTTGAAGAAGTTTTTTCTGAACTTCTAGTTGCGCTTGAAAATTAA